The following proteins are encoded in a genomic region of Haemorhous mexicanus isolate bHaeMex1 chromosome 27, bHaeMex1.pri, whole genome shotgun sequence:
- the MTFR1L gene encoding mitochondrial fission regulator 1-like isoform X2, whose product MDAEATIPIWQNKPHGSARSVVRMIGSNLPLKPCPRATFEVLPGVSDLYLGDVPPVPTLADIVWIAADDEETYARVRSDTRPLKHKWKPSPFTVIQRNASVPNLRKQEEKLLALKKPGLPALSRTTELQDELSHLRSQIAKIVAAESASAQLTPDLLSPGSSNASSPVHCFGPSFQSTTSFVISDITEEEAELESPEAPSVAELPPLCSAPEGRPEPRDPDEEDSVSLSKASSFADMMGILKDIHRMKQSKDLSRPSLKQEDPAVLIAEVLRRKFALKDEDLALKEK is encoded by the exons ATGGACGCGGAGGCC ACCATCCCCATCTGGCAGAACAAGCCCCATGGCTCAGCTCGCAGCGTGGTCAGGATGATCGGCTCCAACCTCCCCCTGaagccctgtcccagggccaCCTTCGAG GTTCTGCCAGGTGTCTCAGATCTGTATCTGGGCGATGTGCCCCCCGTGCCCACCCTGGCTGACATCGTGTGGATCGCAGCGGACGATGAGGAGACCTATGCCAGGGTCAG AAGTGACACTCGCCCGCTGAAGCACAAGTGGAAGCCGAGTCCCTTCACGGTGATCCAGAGAAACGCCTCGGTGCCCAACCtgaggaagcaggaggagaagctgctggccCTGAAGAAGCCTGGAttgccagccctgagcaggaccaCGGAGCTGCAGGATGAGCTGAGCCACCTGCGGAGCCAGATCGCCAAGATCGTGGCTGCAGAGTCAG CCTCAGCCCAGCTGACCCCGGATCTGTTATCTCCAGGGAGCTCAAATGCCTCCTCTCCCGTCCACTGCTTTGGGCCCTCTTTCCAGTCCACCACGTCCTTCGTGATCAGCGACATCACGGAGGAGGAGGCGGAGCTGGAGAGCCCCGAGGCGCCCTCGGTGGCCGAGCTGCCCCCGCTCTGCTCCGCCCCCGAGGGCCGGCCCGAGCCCCGCGACCCCGACGAGGAGGACTCCGTGTCCCTCTCCAAGGCCAGCAGCTTTGCTGACATGATGGGAATTCTCAAAGACATTCATAGAATGAAGCAGAGCAAAGACTT GAGCCGCCCTTCCCTGAAGCAGGAGGACCCGGCCGTGCTCATTGCAGAGGTGCTCAGGAGGAAGTTTGCTCTCAAGGATGAAGACCTGGCCCTGAAGGAGAAGTGA
- the MTFR1L gene encoding mitochondrial fission regulator 1-like isoform X1 has translation MLSLIPGQLGPLEVTWASPSWSRFLSTTCSISREGDSQLPWTIPIWQNKPHGSARSVVRMIGSNLPLKPCPRATFEVLPGVSDLYLGDVPPVPTLADIVWIAADDEETYARVRSDTRPLKHKWKPSPFTVIQRNASVPNLRKQEEKLLALKKPGLPALSRTTELQDELSHLRSQIAKIVAAESASAQLTPDLLSPGSSNASSPVHCFGPSFQSTTSFVISDITEEEAELESPEAPSVAELPPLCSAPEGRPEPRDPDEEDSVSLSKASSFADMMGILKDIHRMKQSKDLSRPSLKQEDPAVLIAEVLRRKFALKDEDLALKEK, from the exons ATGCTCAGCCTTATCCCAGGTCAGCTGGGACCACTGGAGGTCACCTGggccagcccctcctggagcaggttcCTCAGCACCACGTGCAGTATCTCCAGGGAAGGAGACTCACAGCTGCCCTGG ACCATCCCCATCTGGCAGAACAAGCCCCATGGCTCAGCTCGCAGCGTGGTCAGGATGATCGGCTCCAACCTCCCCCTGaagccctgtcccagggccaCCTTCGAG GTTCTGCCAGGTGTCTCAGATCTGTATCTGGGCGATGTGCCCCCCGTGCCCACCCTGGCTGACATCGTGTGGATCGCAGCGGACGATGAGGAGACCTATGCCAGGGTCAG AAGTGACACTCGCCCGCTGAAGCACAAGTGGAAGCCGAGTCCCTTCACGGTGATCCAGAGAAACGCCTCGGTGCCCAACCtgaggaagcaggaggagaagctgctggccCTGAAGAAGCCTGGAttgccagccctgagcaggaccaCGGAGCTGCAGGATGAGCTGAGCCACCTGCGGAGCCAGATCGCCAAGATCGTGGCTGCAGAGTCAG CCTCAGCCCAGCTGACCCCGGATCTGTTATCTCCAGGGAGCTCAAATGCCTCCTCTCCCGTCCACTGCTTTGGGCCCTCTTTCCAGTCCACCACGTCCTTCGTGATCAGCGACATCACGGAGGAGGAGGCGGAGCTGGAGAGCCCCGAGGCGCCCTCGGTGGCCGAGCTGCCCCCGCTCTGCTCCGCCCCCGAGGGCCGGCCCGAGCCCCGCGACCCCGACGAGGAGGACTCCGTGTCCCTCTCCAAGGCCAGCAGCTTTGCTGACATGATGGGAATTCTCAAAGACATTCATAGAATGAAGCAGAGCAAAGACTT GAGCCGCCCTTCCCTGAAGCAGGAGGACCCGGCCGTGCTCATTGCAGAGGTGCTCAGGAGGAAGTTTGCTCTCAAGGATGAAGACCTGGCCCTGAAGGAGAAGTGA
- the LOC132338892 gene encoding basic proline-rich protein-like, whose protein sequence is MRRRRGGGAAPAEACGVWLDTAELKRGQARPLTLRAASRAAGRKQSPVLLPQPGSSIPRQSSILSFFSPRPDGGDKENKENRRPGPWEDSGAALPAWPVKILPLPQLQEPPGAEQGLQGAAQAGQTPQEPLELSVEPQRQSKASPGAGGASWCWGRDKPWLSPGGTGSGGRGAQPCSRAGAGDTNPGPGAAPRGVCCPPQSPRPAQPLREWGQVPEGPCRQLQGCQGSRATAHGDRASPSPPRATPSPHRATPSPPRARARQPPELGSEPLFTQDSEGNRVIKHW, encoded by the exons atgaggcggcggcgcgggggcggcgcggccccggccgAGGCCTGCGGGGTGTGGCTGGACACGGCGGAGCTGAAGCGGGGCCAGGCGCGG cccctcacgctcagagcagccagccgagctgcagggaggaagcagagcccggtgctgctcccacagcctggcagctccatccccaggcAGAGCTCCATCCTCAGCTTCTTCAGCCCCCGGCCAG ATGGAGGAGACAAAGAGAACAAAGAGAACCGCAGGCCCGGCCCCTGGGAGGACTcgggggctgctctgcctgcctggcccGTGAAGATCCTGCCCttgccacagctgcaggagccccctggggctgagcaggggctgcagggcgcagcccaggcagggcaaaCACCTCAGGAGCCCCTGGAGCTCAGCGTGGAGCCTCAGAGGCAGAGCAAAGcctcccctggggctgggggggcctcctggtgctggggcagggacaaaCCCTGGCTGTCTCCTGGGGGAACGGGCTCGGGGGGcaggggagcacagccctgcagcagagctggggctggggacacaaaccctgggccaggggctgctcccaggggggTTTGCTGCCCTCCCCAGAGCCCgaggccagcccagcccctgcggGAGTGGGGCCAGGTCCCAGAGGggccctgcaggcagctccagggctgccaggggagcagggccaCTGCCCACGGGGACAGGGCCagtcccagcccccccagagccacccccagcccccacagagccacccccagcccccccagggccagggccaggcagcCCCCCGAGCTGGGCTCTGAGCCCCTGTTCACACAGGACTCGGAAGGGAACAGGGTCATTAAGCACTGGTGA
- the PAQR7 gene encoding membrane progestin receptor alpha, whose amino-acid sequence MAMVVLEKLSQLFISVRQLPGLLGPLSPGTVSSAEVPPVFWKPYIHVGYRPVRQTWRYYFSTLFQQHNEAVNVWSHLAAALVLLLRLQHLWQRVDFGQDAHARPLLIILAAAITYLTFSSLAHLLQAKSEFWHYSFFFMDYVGVAVYQYGSALSHFYYAIEPGWHRLVRGFFLPLAAALAWLSCAGSCYAKFHFHPRCSLPGRLCQELPSGLAYLLDISPVLHRICTAARPDPALLYHKCQVLFFLLGAFFFSHPYPEKWFPGRCHFVGQSHQIFHVFLVLCTLAQIEAVVLDYESRREIYSSLQQGLAHDFSALFLLTVTCSVLTAAYMARRVRNKLGLKEE is encoded by the coding sequence ATGGCCATGGTGGTGCTGGAGAAGCTGAGCCAGCTCTTCATCAGCGTGAGGCAGCTGCCGGGGCTGCTGGGGCCGCTGTCCCCGGGCACGGTGAGCAGCGCCGAGGTGCCCCCGGTGTTCTGGAAGCCCTACATCCACGTCGGCTACCGGCCCGTGCGCCAGACCTGGCGCTACTACTTCTCCACGCTCTTCCAGCAGCACAACGAGGCCGTCAACGTGTGGTCGCACCTGGCGGCCgcgctggtgctgctgctgcgcctgcagcacctctggcAGCGCGTGGACTTCGGGCAGGACGCGCACGCCCGGCCCCTGCTCATCATCCTGGCCGCCGCCATCACCTACCTGACCTTCAGCAGCCTGGCCCACCTGCTGCAGGCCAAGTCCGAGTTCTGGCACTACAGCTTCTTCTTCATGGACTACGTGGGGGTGGCCGTGTACCAGTACGGCAGCGCCCTGAGCCACTTCTACTACGCCATCGAGCCGGGCTGGCACCGCCTCGTGCGCGGCTTCTTCCTGCCGCTGGCGGCGGCGCTGGCCTGGCTGTCCTGCGCCGGTTCCTGCTACGCCAAGTTCCACTTCCACCCGCGCTGCTCGCTGCCCGGCcgcctgtgccaggagctgccctcgGGGCTGGCCTACCTGCTGGACATCAGCCCCGTGCTGCACCGCATCTGCACGGCCGCGCGCCCCGACCCCGCCCTGCTCTACCACAAGTGCCAGgtgctcttcttcctcctgggAGCCTTCTTCTTCTCCCATCCCTACCCCGAGAAGTGGTTCCCCGGGAGGTGCCACTTCGTGGGGCAGAGCCACCAGATCTTCCACGTGTTCCTGGTGCTCTGCACGCTGGCGCAGATCGAGGCCGTGGTGCTGGACTACGAGTCCAGGAGGGAGATCTACTCCTCCCtccagcagggcctggctcaTGACTTCTCGGCCCTGTTCCTGCTCACCGTCACCTGCTCCGTCCTCACGGCCGCCTACATGGCCCGCAGGGTGAGGAACAAGCTGGGCCTCAAGGAAGAGTAA